One Carassius gibelio isolate Cgi1373 ecotype wild population from Czech Republic chromosome B18, carGib1.2-hapl.c, whole genome shotgun sequence DNA segment encodes these proteins:
- the pglyrp5 gene encoding peptidoglycan recognition protein 5, producing the protein MDGHTPGEPVDMNAVAVVSRRGWNALEARDKTETKNPAQTVIVHHTALRYCADPRDSVSELAHIQHMHMQERGFDDIGYNFLISGDGTVYEGRGWGIVGAHAKEHNFSSVGIAFMGNFNDELPSSTSLSALLRLLHIGVLHGHVQPNFELVGHKDVAKTECPGKNIYALLPKLRDQLQNQ; encoded by the exons ATGGACGGACACACACCTGGAGAACCCGTGGATATGAACGCAG TGGCTGTGGTGAGTCGACGCGGGTGGAACGCCCTGGAAGCTCGGGACAAGACAGAGACGAAGAATCCCGCACAGACGGTGATCGTTCACCACACAGCGCTCCGGTACTGCGCGGACCCGCGCGACAGTGTCTCTGAGCTCGCGCACATCCAGCACATGCACATGCAAGAGAGGGGCTTCGACGATATCGGTTACAA TTTTCTGATCTCTGGAGATGGGACGGTGTATGAAGGGCGAGGATGGGGGATTGTAGGGGCCCACGCAAAGGAACACAACTTCAGTTCGGTTGGCATCGCATTCATGGGCAACTTCAACG ATGAATTGCCCAGTTCTACGTCGCTGTCTGCTCTGCTGAGACTGCTGCACATTGGAGTGCTTCACGGTCATGTGCAGCCCAATTTTGAGCTTGTGGGACACAAAGACGTGGCTAAAACTGAGTGTCCGGGGAAAAATATATATGCTTTACTACCAAAACTAAGAGACCAATTACAAAACCAGTGA